The following nucleotide sequence is from Pirellulales bacterium.
CAGCGCCGCCTCCACCTCGGTCTTGCCAGCGGCGGGCACTTCGCACAGCGGCTTCTCGGTAGCAGGCTCGGTCAACTTGATCGTGCCGCCGGTGGCCGACTCGCGCAGCGCGCCATCAATGACCAGAGCGCTGGGGAACTGCAATGAATTAGTCTCGGTCATGGTTCGTTCACCAGGCGGCTTGATAGAGGCGCAGCATGTCGGTCACGGTGCAAGACCGTGGGTTAGTCAAATGGCAGCCGTCTTCCATCGCTTTCTTCGCCAAATAGGGAAGCCGTTCCTCCGTCACCTTCACCTCGCGAAGCCGTGGCGGAATCTTTAGTTCGGCATTCAATTCGGCAAGGAATTGCGCCACCTGTTCCGCGGGGTCCTTGCCAGAGGCCAGCCCTAGCGCTTCGGCAACGCGGCCATATTGCTTGCTATCAACTTCGCCGTTGAATCGCACCACATGCGGCAGCACGATGGCATTGGCCAACCCGTGATGGACGCCGAACTCCGTGGACAAGGGATGCGCCAGCGAATGCGCGGCGCCAAGGTCTTTTTGGAACGACACGGCGCCCATCGCCGCCGCGATGAGCATGTTGCCGCGCGCCTCCAGGTCTTTGCCGTCGCGGGTGGCGCGCGGCAGAAAGAGGCGCACCAGTCGCACCGCTTCCAGCGCGATGGCATCGCACATCGGGTGAAACACGGGGCAGACGAACGACTCGATGGCGTGGGTCATCGCGTCCATGCCGGTGGCGGCGGTCAGATGCGGTGGCAAGCCCACCGTGAGCTCGGGATCGAGAATCGCCAGATTCGGCATCAGCGGTGGGCCGCCGAACACAGCTTTGCGGTTCCAGCGCTCAATGGTGATGACGGTGCTGCGCCCCACTTCGCTGCCAGTGCCGGCGGTGGTGGGAATGGCGCACATCGGCGTCAACCACGCGGGCAGATCGGCCATCGGAGCGTCGGCCAGTTCGCGATCGGGAAAGGCGGCCTTGATCCGCACCGCCTTGCCGCCATCCAGGGCACTGCCACCCCCCACGGCCACAATGGCGTCGCACTCGGCTTCGCTGTAGACCGCCCAGGCGCCATTGACATCGGCCTCGACCGGATTGGGATGCACCTCGCTAAAGGCGCACCACGAACCAGGCCAGACACGATCCATCTCGGCCGCAATCAGCCGATACGCTTCGGTCTTGGTCAGGCCGTTGTCGGTCACCAAAAGCGGGCGCTTGGATTGGTGCGACTGCGCGAACTCCTCGAGCGCGCGACGCGCGCCGGCGCCATAGCGGATGAGCGTGGGAAAACTGAAGGTCGTCAATGCAAGCGGCGAGGCGCCCATACGCGGCCCGAGTGTGATTGGCAAAGATCCCGGATGCTTAAGTCCGGCGAGTCTACGACGCCGCGCCGCCTGGGGTCAAGGAGCGAGAGGTTACCGCCCGGAAAGAACCACCTCGCCGGCCGCGCTTGCCAGAAGTCCCCAGCGCTGCCGGCCCAAGGACGCTGGATCAGGGGCCGTGGAAATTGAGCTTGCCTTGGGCGTCAATTGGCCCTTGCCCCCATGAGGCATCAAAAGTTGGCAAGCAAAAAAACAAAGCCGGCGGCGCGCTCGCGCGCGACGCCGGCTTTTCCATCACCCGAGTTCAACGGGCCAGCGGCAAGTTTCCGCGCCCTGTCAGACGCTTACGATTCGTTCGTCTTGACGTGAATCTGCTTGGGACGCGCGCTTTGCGCCTTCGGCAGCTTGAGCGTCAACACGCCATGCTTATATTCCGCCGCAACTTTCTCCTCGTCGACCGCGGTGGCCAACGGAATCACGCGACGGAACTGCCCGTAGTACCGCTCCATGCGGTGCCAGGTCTTGCCTTGTTGCTCTTCCTCAAACTTCTTTTCTCCGGTGACCCACAACTCGCCCTCCTTGAGCTCGATATGAAAGTCCTCGGCCTTCATGCCCGGCAGCTCCACCGTGACTTCGTAGTGGTCTTCCGCCTCGCAAAAGTTGGTGCGGGGCGCAAATACCTGCGGCGCAGGCGCATCGGAGCCGCCCTTGAAGAACTGATCGAACAAGGTGTCCACTTCGTGGCGCAAGTCGACCAGTGGACGAGAGAACTCGGTCCAGGGAACCAATCCACGTACCATGATGCAACTCTCCTTTCCGTTTCGGTTCTATACGTGCGAGGGACACAAATGGTTCGCGCGTCGCGCTCGATTCTTACTGATTCTTCAGCGTCATTTGATCGTCTCGCCGCTACCAACCACGAACGCATTTCAGGCGCCAAACCATTGTCGCCTCGCGGCCATCACGCCAACCGCAAGCGCAACTGGCGATCGCGATTCGGCTTTGGACAATGACGGAGTAATGCGAGTCCAGGACCGCCGCGCAACGGGCGGCTACCTTTTGGCGCCAGAACGGCAGCGTCGCCCTGTCATTGCGGCGCCAGCGCAAAAAAAAGAGGCCGCGCCGGTAACTTGAGCACGACCTCTTTTGCTAGCAGCGCTGCTGATTTCGCCCTCATTTAAGCGTGGTCAGCTTGTCCTCGGGAAAGGTTGTAAGAATCAGGTTTTTGAAGTGGATTTCCTGCGGCACGGTGTTTGAGTGCAGTTGCAGACCGATCGGACCTTCCTTGACGCGATCTGGTTCCGGGTCGCGCCAGTCGACCACCTGCGTGCCATTCACCACCACGCGCACGCGGTTGCCTTGAGCGAGGATTTCCAGGTCGTTCCAATCGTGCTGCTTGCCAACCGCCATGGCCGGCTTGCCATCGACCGGCAGGCCGTTGCGGCCAAACAGGTCGTACATGCCCCAGCCCGAGGGGAACATCACCAGATGGCCGGCGTAAGTGTATTTATCACCGTGCTCAGGGGCGTTGCGGCCCCACATGGCAATGCCGGAGTGCATCTCGGATTCAACCAGCTTGACGGTGGCTGACAGCCGAAAATCGCTGAACTTGCGATCGGTCAACAGGTAAGTGCTCACTTTGATCGGGTCGGTGTTCTTGGCGACGATCACTCCGTCCTGCACCGACCAAAGATGAGGATGCCCGGTCCAGCCAGTCAAATCCTTGCCATTGAACAGTTCTATAGTTTCCGACTTTCCCTCGCGCGGCGGAACCACGGGGGCTTCGTCGGCCGCGCGCAGCGGCGCAAATGACAGCAGCAGGATCAGCGAGAATAAAACAGCGACGCGCATGGTCGTCCTTTCGCAGCGGCGATTGATTTCATAAAAACGCGATGGGCATCGTAAATCGACGACCGGCAGCAAGCAACAAATGGCGCCGGAATCGTGCGCGATACCCAGCTATTCCGATCCGCGCCACACCCTAGCGTCCAAATAGTGATAGAGCTTGCCGCAGCAGATCGGTCCGGCGGCCAGTCCCGCGACGATGCCGATTGCGAAAAGAGGATAAACGAGCACTGCGAAGCCCAACTTGGCCGCAGCGACTCCCAGCGCGGCTCCAATGCTCATGCCGATAATTGGACAGCCAATCATGAAAATCGGGGCCAGCAGCACTGCTAAAGCACACCTTAACGGCACTTTGAAACGCGCCCTTCGCATGCAGGAATTGTATCGTGCTTGCTACGGGTTTCTGCCACGCACCGCGATTTGCTACGTGAATCATTGCTCCGCTGATCGCTGGGCCATAAATTGCAAGGGCAGGGGGCGCCGCGCTAAGGAACATGCCATGCGATGGATACTCATCGCCGCATTCACCGTCGCGATCGAGGGCGCCGTTGCTCTTGGGCAGCAACCCACTACGGTGCAGCTACCCACCTTCTCGTCTTTCTCGGTCGACACCAGCGTCTCTGTGCCCGATAGCGGCGCCGGCTTCACTGAAGCCGCCCGTCAAGCCCGCAACCGATATCACACGGGACTAAAACCCGCCGGCGCGAAACTCGGTGGCATGCAGCGCGGTAGGGAAGGGCAGGGGGGCGCAGGGCCGATGAGCACAGTGCTAAGCGCCGGTAGCGCCAGCGTCCATGTGACGATTCACGAGCCACCGCGCGATTGGCCGTCGGCAGCGCGGCGCGGCGCCACTGTCGATCTGGTCGCGGAGTTCGCACGAGCCAAGGAGAGTTCGGCTGGCCGCCCGGCCATGAGCGTGCCGCGAGCGCGGCAACTCCACCTCGCGGACGAGCTGACGGCGCGCGGCGACCGGGCTAAAGCTACCGGCAATCAGGCGGCGGCGAAGGTGTACTTCGAAAGCGCCGTACGCCAAGGTTACAAGCGCGCGGCAACGCCCTGATGACGCGGCTCAAGTGGCGCTGGCCATCGCCGCCAGTTGTACTGTGGCCCGGCCGTGCTCCTTCTCCAGGTATTGCCGACCTTTTTTCACATTCAGATGGTCCCACGGCAATCGGCCATCCACGGCGTAGGGGCGATGCAGCGCCGCTTCGACGTCGACGCCGTCGTCGCGCAGCGCTTCCCACCACAGATCGGGCTTGGCATGTTCCGTCCAACCATCGAGACGCGCGCCACGCCGCCAGGCTAGTTCGATCGCTTCTCCCACGCGGCGGTCGCCACGGCTGACGACCCCTTCGAGCAGGCTGGTCTCGACGCCGTGACATTTGACGCTCACCGAGCGCATTCTGACCCGGCTCCTGAGATACCGGTGCGCCCACTGAAAATATTCGCGACGCTGCATCTCGTTCCACTGGTAAGGCGTGTGCGCCTTGGGGACAAAGTTCGAAACGCTGGCGGTTACTTGCGCCGGCCGGCCCATCACCTCGCGGCCGATTTGCGAGATGGTCTCCGCCATGTCGATGATGCCATCGAGATCGACCGGTCGCTCACCCGGCAGCCCACACAGGAAATAGAGCTTCACGCGATGGAAGCCATGCTTGAAGGCCTCACGGCAACCGTCGTACAGATCCTGGTTGCTGATCTTTTTGCGGATCTGCTCGCGCATGTCGTCGCGCGCCACCTCCGGAGCTAAGGTCAGGCCGCCGCGTCGATCGGTGGAGAGCATCGTCGCCACGTTCTTAAGCTGCTCGTTCACTCGCAAACTGGGGACCGAGACGTTCACTCCCAGCGGCGTGAAGACCTCGCTCATGCGGCGCATAAGCTCTTCGAAGTGCGGATAATCGCTAGTTGAAAGCGACAACAGCGAAATCTCGTTGTAGCCCGTCGCGTGATAGCTTTCGAGCGCGGCCTGCACGATCGTCTCCACCGTGCGAAAGCGCAGTGGTCGCTTGATGACCGTGCTCTGGCAGAAGCGGCATTGCCAAGGGCAACCGCGCATGATCTCGATGGCGATGCGGTCGTGGACGCACTCGATATACGGCACGATCGGCCGCGTGGGGAGCGG
It contains:
- a CDS encoding iron-containing alcohol dehydrogenase, with protein sequence MTTFSFPTLIRYGAGARRALEEFAQSHQSKRPLLVTDNGLTKTEAYRLIAAEMDRVWPGSWCAFSEVHPNPVEADVNGAWAVYSEAECDAIVAVGGGSALDGGKAVRIKAAFPDRELADAPMADLPAWLTPMCAIPTTAGTGSEVGRSTVITIERWNRKAVFGGPPLMPNLAILDPELTVGLPPHLTAATGMDAMTHAIESFVCPVFHPMCDAIALEAVRLVRLFLPRATRDGKDLEARGNMLIAAAMGAVSFQKDLGAAHSLAHPLSTEFGVHHGLANAIVLPHVVRFNGEVDSKQYGRVAEALGLASGKDPAEQVAQFLAELNAELKIPPRLREVKVTEERLPYLAKKAMEDGCHLTNPRSCTVTDMLRLYQAAW
- a CDS encoding DUF1080 domain-containing protein translates to MRVAVLFSLILLLSFAPLRAADEAPVVPPREGKSETIELFNGKDLTGWTGHPHLWSVQDGVIVAKNTDPIKVSTYLLTDRKFSDFRLSATVKLVESEMHSGIAMWGRNAPEHGDKYTYAGHLVMFPSGWGMYDLFGRNGLPVDGKPAMAVGKQHDWNDLEILAQGNRVRVVVNGTQVVDWRDPEPDRVKEGPIGLQLHSNTVPQEIHFKNLILTTFPEDKLTTLK
- a CDS encoding Hsp20/alpha crystallin family protein, whose protein sequence is MVRGLVPWTEFSRPLVDLRHEVDTLFDQFFKGGSDAPAPQVFAPRTNFCEAEDHYEVTVELPGMKAEDFHIELKEGELWVTGEKKFEEEQQGKTWHRMERYYGQFRRVIPLATAVDEEKVAAEYKHGVLTLKLPKAQSARPKQIHVKTNES
- a CDS encoding TIGR03960 family B12-binding radical SAM protein — protein: MLNEKLKDFVASRILCHVQTPAQYLGGELNMVVKDHGRLRGKLCLAFPDAYIIGMSHHGLQVLYTQMNSRADWACERSFTPLPDMEAQLRQHAVPLYSLETFTPLAEFDVIGFSLQYEMGYTNILTMLDLAGLPLRAAERTLEHPLVIAGGPCAQNPEPLTPFIDLFVTGDGEPSLPIICDEWLARVESLRAAGAIASGEAGRRQREELLAELAVRIPFAYVPRFYEPEYFDDGRLAALNRTRSDVPDSIEPAVIGDLEAMPLPTRPIVPYIECVHDRIAIEIMRGCPWQCRFCQSTVIKRPLRFRTVETIVQAALESYHATGYNEISLLSLSTSDYPHFEELMRRMSEVFTPLGVNVSVPSLRVNEQLKNVATMLSTDRRGGLTLAPEVARDDMREQIRKKISNQDLYDGCREAFKHGFHRVKLYFLCGLPGERPVDLDGIIDMAETISQIGREVMGRPAQVTASVSNFVPKAHTPYQWNEMQRREYFQWAHRYLRSRVRMRSVSVKCHGVETSLLEGVVSRGDRRVGEAIELAWRRGARLDGWTEHAKPDLWWEALRDDGVDVEAALHRPYAVDGRLPWDHLNVKKGRQYLEKEHGRATVQLAAMASAT